GTGTCGCCGCTGATGAAGGACAGCGTCGCTTCTTTGCGGTCGAGGATCACGTCGTCCAGTTTGTCGTCGGCGCTGTAGACGATCTCGGTCTTGTAACCGGTCAGCAGGTTCTTCAGCTTGGTCTTCATGATCGCGCTGTTACGACCCGACTTGGTGAACTCAGCTTTCTGAACCAGCCAAGGATCGTTTTCGAGACGGATCACGGTCCCGGGTTTCAGTTCTTTACCAGTTTTCATTACGAATATCCGAATTTGGATGGGATTGACAAAAATCTAGGCCGCGTATCATATCCAATTTCCATAAAACTTCACCAGCGCCGCGGCAAGATCGGCTCGCGAGGCCTGTTCCAGACACCATGCCTGGGCATGTTCGGCCAGTTCCTGCTGGTGTTCACGGGTCGATTTCCAGTGTTCGGCCATGTCCTGGCCGGCATTCCAGGCGCGCCACAGACCGCTGATCGCTTTTTGCGCCGCGGGCGAAAGCCCCTGGGTGTAAAGCCTGAGGAACGCCTCGAGTTTTTCCAGGTGGACGTCTTCTTCCTGCTGATAGATGTGCCAGAGCAGCGGCCGTCCCGACCATTGGGCACGCACGAAGGAGTCTTCGCCACGCACGGCGTTGAAATCGCAACACCAGAGCAGTTGATCGTACTGGTCCTGTCGGACGAACGGCAGCACCTGTACCGTCAAAGCCCCGCGTCGATGCAACGCCCCCACCTTCAGGCCATCGATCCCGAGCCAGCGCTCGACATCCCCCAGCACCCGCCCCTCGGGAACCAGCACATGAAACGCCTGGGTATCGCTTGCCATGGCGTCGAACCAGCTCGCCAACCCGACGTTCTCGTAGGCAAACAGCGAGATCAGGCAGGTCTGCGGCGCCCGCTC
The sequence above is drawn from the Pseudomonas sp. St316 genome and encodes:
- the earP gene encoding elongation factor P maturation arginine rhamnosyltransferase EarP, yielding MTVRWDIFCTVVDNFGDIGVTWRLARQLVAEHRCAVRLWVDDLRAFERICPEIDITLSEQWQQGVQVRHWPGEWAATEAADVVIAAFACQLPSAYMDAMAARQTTPLWMNLDYLSAEDWVIGCHGLPSVKYKHVQKYFFFPGFQEGTGGLLREAGLLERRRQFQQDTEAQRMFLQGLGVERAPQTCLISLFAYENVGLASWFDAMASDTQAFHVLVPEGRVLGDVERWLGIDGLKVGALHRRGALTVQVLPFVRQDQYDQLLWCCDFNAVRGEDSFVRAQWSGRPLLWHIYQQEEDVHLEKLEAFLRLYTQGLSPAAQKAISGLWRAWNAGQDMAEHWKSTREHQQELAEHAQAWCLEQASRADLAAALVKFYGNWI